The genomic stretch TCGTGCCCGTCGCCTGTACTCTGCCAGGATCCACCCGGCGGATCTAGGCCAGCTTGGTAGGCGGCACTCCCCACTAGGATTGCTAGAGTCATCAGATATACCGGCTTGTTGTCGCCTGGCTTCCCCGCCGTTTTCAGAGCATTGTCCGTCACCAGCCGGCCGGTCCGGGACGGCAAACAGCAGTATACGGTGAGCAGGATGGGTAGGCATAAGAGGAAGGTCGCAGCCGCCAACACAACGATGGAGATGGATGTTTTCAGATGTTGCGTGCTTCCGGCAGCAAAGGCACCAACGAGACAGACGAAGCTCACACCGGAGCAGAGAGATAAGGCATGGCTTCGTATGGCTGGCCTGTACATATTGGGGTTGACGAGGAGCAAGAGGAGGACGGTGGACATCATGAAGCTCACCGAGTTGCAGTAGAAGAAGACCTTGTAGCGGAGTGGATTGTTGCACAGGAGAACCGGGTCGCCAACGCGATGCCCGCACTGGATGTGTCCGACCCGCAGAATTCGCTGCTGATCTCGGGCGAAGTAGATATCAGGACCGCTACCGAGCACCAGTGATTCGCGCCTCCCGTTGACCGCAAAGTGGCCCCAGTCATGTATTGATCCCGTATCTGTCGTATAGTGTACATTATGCGGTACTGTATTGGAGTGAAAATATTCTCCCTGGTGGGCCCGTCCTCCACGTACGCATCGTCCCCCTCCCCCACCCCACGCCCCTCCGAGGTCACTCCTATCTCCCCTTTCTTCTccacaggccgcgccgccgccattacCCCAAAGCTCCGGCAGTGAGAAGCGCACACGCGTGGCAGGGAGTTTCATCTAGTGCTACCTCTGAGCACCGTCCATCCTCACCAACGCCACCAACGCCACGGAGTTCCTCAGCAGCCTGCTCCCGCTCCTCGCCGAGctgccctccgccgccgcgccgacGGGCTTCGCGTCCCTGAGCTCCACCGGCCGAGCGTTTGTTCGGGGCCTCTGCTTCAGCGACACCACGGTGCAGTCGTCCGACTGCCTCAGCTGCCAGTCCGTCGCGGCCAGGAACCTCaccatcggccgccgccattacCGGAAGCATCTCCTCTGTGCAGTTATACAGATCCCGGTTTATTCGCGAGATCTTGAAGTGTATACTGGAAAAACCTCGCTATGTCACCGTGGACCGTGTTCAAAGGAGAAGAAGCCGATCCAGATTCGTATCTGCAAAGTGATGATCCCGCCGGAGATTCTGAGTTTGGAAACGAGGTAATCTTCCTCAGCTGATCCACAGTTTTCAGCCCGTTGCTCGATACATTCTCGTCAGTTTAATTTCTTGTTATCGATTCCGTTTCCCCACCAGAGCTACGCCGACCACGACGCCTTCCTGGACCTGCATCGAGAGATCCTTGATCCGTGCTTCGCTGGGACGGATCTCAAAACGCATCAAAGGTGCCGTCATGGTGAGGCCCCTCAGAGGAAGGTAGCATTCAACATGGCTGCTACAGGGAGAAGATTTCTTGGATGCCTTCGGCAGGTTAGCAAAAATTTGTCTTCACCCCGTAAGTAGATGGATGATTAGTTAACG from Lolium rigidum isolate FL_2022 chromosome 4, APGP_CSIRO_Lrig_0.1, whole genome shotgun sequence encodes the following:
- the LOC124646510 gene encoding uncharacterized protein LOC124646510 isoform X1, with product MSPWTVFKGEEADPDSYLQSDDPAGDSEFGNESYADHDAFLDLHREILDPCFAGTDLKTHQRCRHGEAPQRKVAFNMAATGRRFLGCLRQASVSQCPCGANLECGKW
- the LOC124646510 gene encoding uncharacterized protein LOC124646510 isoform X2, which codes for MSPWTVFKGEEADPDSYLQSDDPAGDSEFGNESYADHDAFLDLHREILDPCFAGTDLKTHQRCRHGEAPQRKVAFNMAATGRRFLGCLRQVFIMPRSSGEIMVLF